The Phycisphaeraceae bacterium genome contains the following window.
GGCAATGCGGGCCGCGTCTACGAAGCGCTCTCCGCCGGTGCGCTCGATGCGACGGAGACGCCATCGATTGGCCCGGGCTGGGCCGCAGCCCGCGCGATGCTCGCGAAGAAGATCGAGCAGGTCCGTCGCCTGAAGGGGCCTGACGAGCGGGCACCGACGCGCGCGCATCCCCAGGCGGCGCCGCCCCGCCCCGACCCGCCGCCTCGCGGCTTCGATTCGGGCGTGCCCATTGCCCTTCTCGGCTCCTCGACCGGTGGACCGCAGGCACTCGCCGAAGTGATTTCCGACCTTCCACGCGACTTTCCCTTCGCGATCGTCGCCGTGCAGCATCTCGACGCGGCGTTTGTTCCCGGTCTCGTCCAGTGGCTCGGACGCGAAACGGGCCGCGTGGTCGAAGTCGCGCACAGCGGCAGTATGCCCCGGCCGAGTGTGCTGAGCATCGCCGCGGGGAATGCCCACCTGCGCCTCGGTCTTCGGGGTCGCTTCGAACACTCGCTCGAACCCGCTGGGAGCGTCCATCGCCCCTCCGTCGATGAACTCTTCCTGAGTGCCGTTGAAAGTCGAGTCAACCCCTTCGTCGCCGTGCTCCTGACCGGCATGGGACGCGATGGCGCTGACGGTCTGCTCGCGCTCCGTCGCGCCGGCTGGCAGACCATCGCCCAGGATCGCGCGACGAGCGTCGTCTGGGGCATGCCTGGCGCCGCGGTCCGGATCGAGGCGGCGTCGCTCATCCTTCCCATCCAGGCGATCGGCGCCGAACTCATGCGCTGCGCCACGAACCGCCGAGAGACCTCCTGAGGAATCATGCCCGTGCCCAACGAAACCGCACGATGTCGAGTCCTGCTCGTCGACGACCAGCCCATCA
Protein-coding sequences here:
- the cheB gene encoding chemotaxis-specific protein-glutamate methyltransferase CheB, translating into MRVAIVNDLALATETLRRLLLELPDVRIAWTAIDGAEAVEKAKRDRPDLILMDMVMPVLDGAEATRRIMKESPCAIVVVTASIGGNAGRVYEALSAGALDATETPSIGPGWAAARAMLAKKIEQVRRLKGPDERAPTRAHPQAAPPRPDPPPRGFDSGVPIALLGSSTGGPQALAEVISDLPRDFPFAIVAVQHLDAAFVPGLVQWLGRETGRVVEVAHSGSMPRPSVLSIAAGNAHLRLGLRGRFEHSLEPAGSVHRPSVDELFLSAVESRVNPFVAVLLTGMGRDGADGLLALRRAGWQTIAQDRATSVVWGMPGAAVRIEAASLILPIQAIGAELMRCATNRRETS